The following proteins come from a genomic window of Zonotrichia leucophrys gambelii isolate GWCS_2022_RI chromosome 4, RI_Zleu_2.0, whole genome shotgun sequence:
- the MYOZ2 gene encoding myozenin-2, whose product MLSDSALAKERKEQASAIMDEIHRNVSPTLNLGKKVSTPRDIMVEELSTLSNRGARLFKRRQRRSDKYTYENYHYVASKPRNRGEPMQSVRMDGLSVEGMAQHAPMTPPNTPDPRSPPHPDNIAPGYSGPLKEIPPEKFNTTAVPKYYQSPWIEAIRDDPELLEALYPKLFAPEAKPELPDYRSFNRVATPFGGFERASKLVKFKVPDYNMLMLNDPRFMILANPLAARRSFNRTPKGWTSENIPVVFIQPAESNPVPETEDL is encoded by the exons ATGTTATCAGATTCTGCCCTGGCCaaagagaggaaagagcaaGCATCAGCCATTATGGATGAAATACACAGAAATG TCTCACCCACCCTGAACCTTGGGAAAAAGGTCAGCACGCCCAGAGATATCATGGTGGAGGAGCTGTCGACGCTCAGCAACAGAGGGGCCAGGCTCTTCAAGCGCCGCCAGCGGAGATCTGACAAGTACACATATGAAAATTATCATTACGTGGCAAGCAAGCCTAGAAAT CGTGGAGAGCCCATGCAGAGTGTCAGAATGGACGGCCTCAGTGTGGAAGGAATGGCCCAGCACGCCCCAATGACACCTCCCAACACACCTGACCCCCGGAGCCCTCCCCACCCTGACAACATCGCCCCAG GATATTCTGGACCACtgaaagaaattcctcctgaaaagTTCAACACTACAGCTGTGCCAAAGTATTACCAGTCTCCCTGGATAGAAGCCATTAGAGATGATCCAGAACTACTGGAAGCTTTATATCCTAAACTTTTTGCACCTGAAGCAAAGCCAGAACTGCCTGACTACAGGAGCTTTAACAG AGTTGCCACTCCCTTTGGTGGTTTTGAGAGAGCATCAAAGCTGGTCAAATTCAAGGTACCAGATTATAATATGCTGATGCTAAACGATCCCAGATTCATGATCCTTGCAAACCCTCTTGCTGCCAGAAGATCCTTCAACAGGACTCCCAAAGGATGGACATCGGAGAATATCCCAGTCGTGTTCATTCAGCCTGCAGAATCCAACCCCGTTCCAGAAACAGAGGACCTGTGA